The following are encoded together in the Chlorocebus sabaeus isolate Y175 chromosome 20, mChlSab1.0.hap1, whole genome shotgun sequence genome:
- the LOC119623483 gene encoding T-cell surface glycoprotein CD1a-like, whose protein sequence is MLFLLLPLLAVLPGGGNADGLKEPVSFHVIQIASFYHHSWKQNLISGCLGDLQTHTLDRNSSTIIFLWPWSRGNFSNEEWKELEMLFHIRCDRFLEEMHRYSRELQIEYPFEIQVTGGCELHSGKFSGSFLRLAYQGSDFMSFQNNSWLPSPVAGNMAKRLCKMLNQNQHKNDITHSLLSDTCPRFILGLLDAGKAHLQRQVKPEAWLSHDLSPGPGHLQLVCHVSGFYPKPVWVKWMRGEQEQQGTQRGDILPNADGTWYLRATLEVAAGEAAGLSCRVKHSSLEGKDIILYCEHHSSMGLIILAVIVPLLLLIGLVLWFRKRCFR, encoded by the exons ATGCTGTTTTTGCTACTTCCATTGCTAGCTGTTCTCCCAGGTGGTGGCAATGCAGACG GGCTCAAGGAGCCTGTCTCCTTCCATGTCATCCAGATCGCATCTTTTTACCACCATTCCTGGAAACAAAATCTGATCTCAGGTTGTCTGGGTGATTTGCAGACCCACACCTTGGACAGAAATTCCAGCACCATCATTTTCCTGTGGCCCTGGTCCAGGGGAAACTTCAGCAACGAGGAGTGGAAGGAACTGGAAATGTTATTCCATATACGCTGTGATCGGTTCCTTGAGGAAATGCATAGATACTCCCGTGAATTACAGATTGAGT ATCCTTTTGAGATACAGGTGACAGGAGGCTGTGAACTGCACTCTGGAAagttctcaggaagcttccttcggTTAGCTTATCAAGGATCAGATTTCATGAGCTTCCAGAACAATTCATGGTTGCCATCTCCAGTGGCTGGGAATATGGCCAAGCGTCTCTGCAAAATGCTCAATCAGAATCAGCATAAAAATGACATAACACATAGTCTCCTCAGTGACACCTGCCCACGTTTCATCTTGGGTCTTCTTGATGCAGGAAAGGCACATCTCCAGAGGCAAG TGAAGCCCGAGGCCTGGCTGTCCCATGACCTCAGTCCTGGACCTGGCCATCTACAGCTTGTGTGCCACGTCTCAGGATTCTACCCAAAACCTGTGTGGGTGAAGTGGATGCGGGGTGAGCAGGAGCAACAGGGCACTCAGCGAGGGGACATCCTGCCCAATGCTGACGGGACATGGTATCTCCGAGCAACCCTGGAGGTGGCCGCTGGGGAGGCAGCTGGCCTGTCCTGTCGGGTGAAGCACAGCAGTCTAGAGGGCAAGGACATCATCCTCTACTGTG AACATCACAGTTCCATGGGCTTGATCATCTTGGCGGTGATAGTGCCTTTGCTGCTTCTGATAGGTCTTGTGCTTTGGTTCAGGAAACGCTG TTTCCGTTAA